The Fusarium falciforme chromosome 7, complete sequence genome window below encodes:
- a CDS encoding Lactoylglutathione lyase, producing MPSQTTLPDLPHGQFLPNGLNDDPPLSQNDPTIGYRLNHTMLRIRDPRKSLHFYINLMGMRTVFAMNIGPVNAWYLGYPKTSEHQADLKKFGEETVQNLRQFEGLLELGHIKGSENQPEGYYQNGNDPPNLGFGHLGFTVPDVPAALKRLKDNGVEVVKDLGEATTRASISITKWENEHGIGVEEEGTDTEIHSTFKEMYKNVAYVKDPDGYLIELIPQNMGI from the exons ATGCCTTCCCAAACCACACTGCCTGACCTGCCGCATGGCCAATTCCTCCCAAACGGTCTCAACGATGACCCTCCTCTTTCTCAGAATGATCCAACTATCGGTTATAGACTGAATCACACCATGCTGAGAATTCGCGATCCACGAAAATCATTGCATTTCTACATCAACCTCATGGGTATGCGCACCGTTTTCGCAATGAACATTGGACCTGTTAATGCATGGTACCTGGGCTACCCTAAAACGTCTGAGCATCAGGCAGACCTCAAGAAGTTCGGTGAAGAGACTGTCCAGAATCTGAGGCAGTTCGAGGGTCTTCTAGAGCTAGGCCATATCAAGGGGTCGGAGAACCAGCCAGAGGGCTACTATCAGAACGGCAATGACCCTCCGAATCTAGGCTTCGGCCACTTGGGCTTCACGGTCCCTGATGTGCCAGCGGCCCTTAAAAGGTTGAAAGATAACGGTGTCGAAGTCGTCAAAGACCTTGGAGAAGCGACTACGCGTGCGTCGATCTCAATCACCAAGTGGGAGAACGAGCATGGAATAggcgtggaggaggagggaacaGATACGGAGATTCACTCGACCTTCAAGGAGATGTACAAAAATGTTGCATACGTGAAAGATCCG GACGGATATCTTATTGAGTTAATCCCTCAGAATATGGGTATCTAA
- a CDS encoding Zn(2)-C6 fungal-type domain-containing protein: protein MELAAPEHVPRVESGPNQQPWLGVDAAQGETPYELRSDNQQAPTQALHPADPHDSPVTSTDGAARLNSRTRIISTQVDNPAHALDLLTFATSEEQHSAGFPPPEQGGAAENLRGSISQDNGRPDGLPEHDLRWHYFKFVQQRLIAVHEAIEFIDFFFSCLWPLRPVVPAYYNDRSKYVLLAVEEPVLLEAIITLASRYHVLSGNHGQIRSERIHWGAWGSLQKCLQSAMWGSTKTRSLGTIASMLLLIDWHSKAINNPGAFSSEDDSFACDMPPDMPEIDSQASPTSLNSKQRHGMTTRLENLGITFSAYRSNKMSWMLLANAIALAREGCYFEIESRSLLDSINNDKTANRDWAHVICVFIYLADEHLALRLDLEPLLPESSRKIVVDRLSKMFTRALPEKEHWESYFELTEEMRKAREYLHEIKQTASRPYSYDLVPILEYTQRRLERWKRQFERLDQSSLLSACLSIEFGYAVIYSLSPVGYVTVPENIKATSNVQSLRHETIQAARNLLSLVSGALDSSGMLQYIPVRCWVFAMAASLHLLKETLRHEPNVTNQDPDIQLLRRAVDALRRGAPDDVHTAGRYSQFIGILLDAVLRSSANRAESQEEAAGPAQATPRDAEISDLIHVNVAFDLPLNDVTWWNDACTTVVEGYTRIKNVYIKLRDGVELCADIFLPLSASEQGSKVPVILNVGPYGKDIPVLEFGLPKTDMYVNMYKLIKPLGPDASFELLDPILWTKQYGYALVRVDSRGIGGSQGRLDPFGMERSIQLKADAEGQDLYDVIEWAGVQSWCSGKVAVSGISYYGMTGYWAAMQQPPHLSAVVTYESAVDLYQAARKGGILGANFQIHWYNNTVIPHQSGSGILSAEELAANRADYPGLVAKHEHPDGDSWRILKELRKLSDIKVPIYISGNWTDSEVHLPGNIRAYNGVSSEHKWLEMHTGNHLAFYYDPDHMARQRSFLDYFLKGDEKSGILSMPRIRLITHHGDQTLYREEKAFPPPDAEDVSLYLMPSQTLSLTGPPTASRKKFEYPGLTGTLTFELESPFTESFEILGTPYVELEVATEAEDQDIFLTLRALDNNGKPITLEGNHSEVNEHFAKGYWRLSHRDEVDAGFRDQKDKVPRQPVVPRSPVEKGKVYSVTIPFLPATFLFDRGQKLSLEIGAQDTLSTIPPMRHDGGDREPGRFGGKNIVFSNGRLVLPRVKRAIP, encoded by the exons ATGGAACTCGCCGCACCAGAGCACGTACCGCGTGTAGAATCTGGGCCAAACCAGCAGCCATGGCTCGGTGTTGACGCAGCACAAGGCGAGACACCATACGAGCTTCGCTCCGACAATCAACAAGCTCCCACACAAGCGCTTCATCCCGCAGATCCTCATGACAGCCCGGTGACCTCAACGGATGGCGCGGCGAGGTTGAACTCGAGGACAAGGATCATCTCGACCCAAGTCGATAATCCCGCCCATGCTCTCGACCTCCTCACGTTTGCTACGAGCGAAGAGCAGCATTCTGCAGGGTTTCCACCTCCAGAGCAAGGTGGCGCAGCAGAGAACTTGAGAGGGAGCATCTCACAAGACAACGGGCGACCGGACGGCCTTCCCGAGCACGATCTCCGATGGCATTATTTCAAGTTTGTTCAACAACGACTCATCGCGGTACACGAGGCTATCGAGTTTATcgatttcttcttctcttgcttATGGCCACTCAGGCCTGTGGTGCCGGCATACTACAACGACCGATCCAAGTACGTCCTGCTTGCGGTGGAGGAACCAGTGCTGCTAGAAGCAATTATCACATTGGCTTCACGATATCATGTCCTCAGCGGCAACCATGGTCAGATCAGGTCTGAACGGATACACTGGGGGGCATGGGGATCCCTTCAGAAATGCTTGCAGTCGGCAATGTGGGGTTCGACCAAGACGAGGTCGTTGGGGACAATCGCCTCTATGTTACTGCTGATCGACTGGCATTCCAAGGCCATAAACAATCCGGGCGCCTTCTCTTCTGAAGATGACAGCTTCGCGTGTGATATGCCGCCAGACATGCCGGAAATTGACTCCCAAGCAAGCCCAACCAGCTTGAATAGCAAGCAGAGGCACGGCATGACAACTCGTCTGGAGAACCTCGGTATCACGTTTTCTGCCTACCGAAGCAACAAGATGTCTTG GATGCTCCTTGCCAACGCCATCGCGCTGGCACGGGAAGGTTGCTACTTCGAGATCGAGAGTCGGAGCCTCTTGGATTCCATCAACAACGACAAGACGGCCAACCGGGACTGGGCCCATGTCATCTGCGTCTTCATCTACCTGGCCGATGAACACTTGGCACTCCGGTTAGATTTGGAGCCCTTGCTGCCCGAGTCGTCAAGGAAGATTGTTGTTGACAGACTCTCCAAGATGTTCACCCGAGCGCTGCCAGAGAAGGAACACTGGGAAAGCTACTTTGAACTAACAGAGGAGATGCGAAAGGCTCGAGAATATCTACATGAGATCAAGCAGACGGCTTCAAGACCCTACAGCTATGACTTGGTGCCTATCCTTGAGTATACGCAAAGGCGGTTGGAGCGCTGGAAACGCCAGTTTGAAAGACTTG ATCAATCGTCTCTCCTGAGTGCATGTCTGTCTATAGAGTTCGGATATGCCGTGATTTACAGTCTATCCCCCGTGGGATATGTCACAGTCCCTGAGAACATCAAGGCAACTTCGAACGTTCAGAGTCTTCGGCATGAGACTATACAAGCCGCTCGCAACCTATTGTCCTTGGTGTCTGGTGCACTGGACTCATCTGGTATGCTGCAGTATATCCCAGTGCGTTGCTGGGTTTTCGCAATGGCTGCTTCGTTGCATTTGTTGAAG GAAACACTCCGTCACGAGCCCAATGTCACAAATCAAGACCCGGATATACAGCTACTCCGAAGAGCCGTTGACGCTCTGCGTCGCGGTGCTCCAGATGATGTCCATACTGCAGGTCGATACTCGCAATTTATTGGCATTCTGCTGGATGCAGTGCTGAGGTCATCCGCAAACAGAGCCGAATCTCAGGAAGAAGCCGCTGGTCCCGCGCAAGCCACGCCGAGGGATGCTGAAATTTCCGACTTGATCCATGTCAACGTGGCTTTTGACTTGCCTTTGAATGATGTGACGTGGTGGAATGACGCATG TACCACCGTCGTGGAGGGATACACTCGGATCAAGAATGTCTACATCAAACTCCGCGATGGGGTCGAGCTATGTGCCGACATCTTCTTGCCACTTTCAGCGTCTGAGCAAGGCAGCAAGGTTCCTGTAATCCTCAATGTAGGCCCGTATGGTAAGGACATACCTGTCCTTGAATTCGGCCTCCCAAAGACGGACATGTATGTCAACATgtacaagctcatcaagccGTTGGGACCCGATGCTAGCTTTGAGCTGCTGGATCCTATTCTTTGG ACAAAACAGTACGGGTATGCCCTTGTGAGAGTGGACAGCCGTGGCATTGGAGGTAGTCAGGGACGTCTTGATCCCTTCGGAATGGAACGTTCCATCcagctcaaggccgatgCCGAAGGCCAGG ACCTGTACGATGTGATCGAATGGGCTGGCGTACAGTCTTGGTGCTCCGGCAAGGTAGCGGTGAGCGGCATCAGTTACTATGGCATGACGGGATACTGGGCTGCCATGCAGCAGCCTCCGCACCTATCTGCCGTGGTCACCTACGAGTCCGCAGTCGACCTCTACCAGGCAGCCCGGAAAGGTGGGATTCTCGGTGCTAATTTCCAGATTCACTGGTATAACAACACCGTTATTCCCCACCAATCTGGCAGTGGCATACTCTCCGCTGAGGAGCTAGCTGCGAACCGTGCTGATTATCCTGGTCTTGTCGCGAAGCACGAGCACCCAGACGGCGACTCGTGGCGCATCCTTAAGGAGCTCCGGAAACTCTCTGATATCAAGGTCCCCATCTATATCTCGGGCAACTGGACGGATAGCGAGGTCCACTTGCCCGGCAATATCCGTGCCTATAATGGAGTCTCCTCCGAGCACAAGTGGCTAGAGATGCATACGGGTAATCACCTGGCTTTCTACTACGACCCGGACCACATGGCACGTCAAAGGAGCTTTTTAGACTACTTTCTGAAGGGAGACGAGAAATCCGGTATTCTCTCCATGCCTCGCATTCGACTCATCACTCATCACGGTGACCAAACCCTCTACCGCGAAGAAAAGGCATTTCCGCCTCCTGATGCCGAGGACGTCTCTCTCTACTTGATGCCCTCTCAAACACTGAGCCTCACAGGACCGCCAACAGCTAGCAGGAAGAAATTTGAGTACCCAGGCCTTACAGGTACGTTGACATTCGAGCTCGAATCTCCGTTCACCGAATCCTTCGAGATTCTCGGGACACCGTACGTTGAGCTCGAAGTTGCCACGGAAGCTGAGGACCAGGATATCTTCTTGACTCTACGTGCCCTCGACAACAATGGCAAGCCAATCACCCTTGAGGGAAACCACAGCGAGGTGAATGAGCATTTCGCCAAAGGGTACTGGCGACTCTCGCACCGCGACGAAGTCGACGCGGGTTTCAGAGATCAGAAGGACAAGGTGCCCAGGCAGCCGGTTGTGCCTAGGTCGCCGGTCGAGAAGGGTAAAGTGTACAGTGTTACCATCCCCTTCCTACCAGCTACATTCCTGTTCGACCGGGGCCAGAAGCTGTCGCTGGAGATTGGGGCACAGGACACACTCAGTACGATCCCGCCTATGCGACATGATGGTGGGGATAGGGAGCCGGGGAGATTTGGTGGGAAGAACATAGTCTTTTCAAATGGACGGCTGGTCCTCCCGAGAGTCAAGAGGGCTATTCCGTGA